One stretch of Mangifera indica cultivar Alphonso chromosome 9, CATAS_Mindica_2.1, whole genome shotgun sequence DNA includes these proteins:
- the LOC123225263 gene encoding protein LATERAL ROOT PRIMORDIUM 1-like has translation MGMGMVGLRDVFVVAPASSFNQHHHHHDSLNVASDPINGANATALGVGVIPLLTTGPCLAPPQSLEDQDLLNNGRNKVSQIQFWQNQNSHPYLKKSSEPTCDGAGLASSSGTTCQDCGNQAKKDCSHRRCRTCCKSRGFDCATHVKSTWVPAARRRERQLMVTAGAMGGAGSSGSTSGIKKPRLINSQTTTSHTSTSNTTPPRSFDTSSSHQDASFKETLPGQVRAPAVFKCVRVTAVEDGEDEYAYQAVVKIGGHVFKGFLYDQGADNTKEGFPNISELHLGSAGSSGGVGGGGGGRNAGFSSPTILDPSEVYAGGGGVSLGGLGYGNPMN, from the exons ATGGGCATGGGCATGGTGGGTCTCCGTGACGTCTTTGTTGTGGCTCCAGCTTCGTCTTTCAATCAACATCACCACCACCATGACTCCCTCAATGTGGCATCCGATCCAATCAACGGAGCTAATGCCACCGCTCTCGGTGTAGGCGTTATCCCTTTGCTCACCACTGGGCCTTGTTTAGCTCCCCCTCAAAGTCTGGAAGatcaagatttgttgaataatGGTCGTAATAAAGTTAGCCAAATTCAGTTTTGGCAGAATCAGAACTCTCATCCATACCTCAAGAAAAGTTCAGAACCTACGTGTGATGGCGCTGGTTTGGCTTCGAGTTCAGGAACTACGTGTCAAGACTGTGGAAACCAAGCCAAGAAAGACTGTAGCCATAGAAGATGTAGGACGTGTTGCAAAAGTCGTGGTTTTGATTGCGCTACCCACGTGAAGAGCACATGGGTTCCGGCGGCACGGCGACGGGAGCGGCAACTCATGGTCACTGCTGGTGCCATGGGCGGCGCTGGCTCTTCTGGGTCGACGTCTGGTATCAAGAAGCCTAGGCTCATAAACTCTCAGACTACAACTTCTCATACCTCAACTTCTAATACAACTCCACCAAGAAGCTTTGATACTAGTTCTAGTCATCAAG ATGCGAGTTTTAAAGAGACATTACCGGGGCAAGTACGAGCACCGGCAGTGTTCAAGTGTGTTAGAGTGACGGCGGTGGAGGATGGTGAAGATGAGTATGCATATCAGGCTGTGGTGAAGATTGGTGGGCATGTTTTCAAGGGGTTTCTGTATGATCAAGGAGCTGATAATACAAAAGAGGGCTTTCCCAACATTTCTGAATTGCATTTAGGAAGCGCTGGAAGTAGTGGTGGTGTTGGGGGAGGAGGTGGGGGAAGAAATGCGGGCTTTTCATCTCCTACAATTC